TGGTCGACCTGGTGAACAATGCTCTCGgattttagcgcatgcgcattcaaCCGTAGCAGAAGATGAATTCCGTCGTTAGCAATTCACACTGTGGTGTGAgcatacatggtgtgcctagaactcctacgacacgctcctttcttcgaggttaaagccttcaagtgagacgtgtaccaactgtctaaagaaattcctatattgttagggaattatttttcttgcgaacgctaccctgctcggtaatacCGTCATGTATAGTCGTGGTCTGAGTTATTTAAAGACCCGCTAATTTTTTCCCCGCGCAGATTCAACCtcacaaaaattaatcaccaccgatctagggtattttggcgccgttggtacacatcttagaTTCGTTTATAACTCCAGAACTACTGAACCGatttagattatttttttttctgtcgatAGCTGCGACGTCTGGCAAAGTGTTAGCCTCTATTTCGTTACTAATAGATCGATACTTTTGAAGATACAACGGTATTTGTACACCAAACCGGAACGGGATCAATCACTCGTACAATCTCTGACTAAGCTTCTATAgattttaaaataaagtaacactcaagaattttcaaGGCCTCGATTAGCTgtgcaaaaaatattcccgAGAGCATATTACTGTgtctaataatttttacacaaaatttgTTCGAAGATATTCACCGACGGTGATCCGGCGACTGCTAAACGGGTATGATATGAAGTATGGAAGATACTTGTATGATGTATGATTATATGTGGCCGTGATGTAACTGGACATCGCACTCCTTTCATGCGTTATTCAAACGCCGCAACAGAAGATGCAAAACGGTATGAGCTGATGGGTTATTGACGACGATAAGTACATTGAGACATTGCATAACAGTACTTTCTTCGCCTTCTACAAGTCGTTGGTACCCGctagtcgtcgtcgtcatgtTCAAGGCTCTAGAGTCTAAGACTCTAGAGTGAGTCTAGCCATGTGACTTCTGACTTCTGAGGATATAGTGAAAGAACAATGACCGCAAGCTGCACGAGTCTTAAGCCTTTTCGAATTCTTTCACGACTCGTCCGATCTTGGAGAGATTTTTTAGCCGATCTATGACCTCCACGATGCTACGAGCCAAGtgcggaatcgattttttatcgatctaaaaattttgtacattcgattttttggaTGATTAATTGCTTGGAACCCAAAATAGTATGCAAGTCGGGGGttaagaagagagaaaatactattttgaaaatctctaatgttattattgtattatggAAATGGCATAACCTGACGATAAGGTGTATTTAAACTatttgagaaaagttttttataaCTATAGAAGATTAgtgataattaaattcaaacgCCAGAATTCGATGATTTGAatcgttgtttttatttattgtttttttaatttctcgaaTTGTTAGTATCTGAGTTTGTTTAGTTCGTTTTTACCATTATCGACGAGAATATAATTGATCAAGATTGTTTAAAcggtttttttccttctcctaaCTTGTTAATCAACAACGATAAACGATatggttaaaaatttcagagcacAAATTCGATAACATTTCTGCCGCTGATTTAGAGCTAATTATTATCTAGAAAATGTGGAAGATATTGAAACGAGGAAAAAGCAACAAACCATATCACAGCTCAGAATATTATTTATGGATACACGAAAATACCGTTCGGTATTCGGCGAAAAGAATTCAACATACAAACAATCGACGCGTGTGTAAATCCTGCACGTGGATTCCTTCTACAATCgagaaggaaataaaattccaaattttttttacatattttgaaaagacaattttatttttttattttttttgcagccACGCTTAGCTCTGCACgagaatataaaaacaaagaaatatttaaagactcattttttgtattcaaagtcaatttcaacgaatcaaaatatcaatttttctaaaaacgattaaaaatcgtaaaaatcattaaaaaaaaaaaaaaaaaaaaaaaaaaacaatttttcaagtaaaactTTGGGCGAAAATAAGAATCTCTGAAACCGTAGCCACTTCGAAGtccgtgaaaaatttcaaaatactcgGTTTTTTCCCCACCAACGTTTTGTTAGATTAAAGTTACTCACTTAAGCCTCGTGATTTTgtgacaaacaaaaaaaaaaaaaaaaaaaaaaaaaaaaaacaatttttcaagtaaaactTTGGGCGAAAATAAGAATCTCTGAAACCGTAGCCACTTCGAAGtccgtgaaaaatttcaaaatactcgGTTTTTTCCCCACCAACGTTTCGTTAGATTAAAGTTACTCACTTAAGCCTCGTGATTTTGtgacaaacaagaaaaaaaaaaaaaaaaaaaaaaaaaaaaaacacccatGAATAATCGTAATCACTGAATCATGCatcgaaagaaagaaggaaaggaaaatgtttttctgGAACAGAAACAACGAGACTAAAATCCATTTCTTACATACACTCACAcacttctatatatatacgtgtataaactGTTTTTATGTAGACACAAccgaattatattataaacgaTTTTCGTTCTTTCATGAATTGActgtgcatatatgtatatatacatgtataccggGTGTCCCAAACCACCCGTCAACCCTGATCTAAAATCTGAAgaactgattttttcaaaaattcgaaaacccAGTATGGCTATAATATCGAGCTAATACCCTACTGAATGATTAAATATTGACGACTTCCGGTCCGACCGGATCTGCGTTTTGTTAGCCGAAAGTCcacttttttaaatacaacATGCATATTTTTACGACAGTTTCGGATTCGacgtaaaaaattatgcatcTTTTGCTTGAAACATTCTTTCCCAAAACCTCATTCTTAACCCCTGaatgatatttaaaatttaactTACGATCGTTCCACACAAAAGCTCTTTTAACCTTAAGAAATCggattgaaaaagaaactacagaattttttctgacAATTCTCAATCACTTCGTAACAGCCATACTCAGTttttaaaatatcgaaaaaaaaaaaaaaaaacagttctctagattttttaaacagtggACGAGTGTTATACTGAGACacccggtatatatatatatgaatatatatatatatataaatctatcatatgtgtatatgaatcagacgtataaatatacacggaggcatgcatatatatatatatacacatatgtacgtacatatatttataaaaaaacacaaacgaacggaaacaATGAAACTTtgtgaattgaataaatacacTGTAacacacgtgtgtgtgtgtgtgtgtgtgagtatCGATGCCTCATGACTATCAGTGCGTAAatgtggtatatatatatatatacttatgtgTAGGTGCTGTAAAGAAaccttgtgtgtgtgtgtgtgtgtgagagagagagagagagaaagagggagagagatatatagatataggtcACACATCTATTTTTACACAGTGACGTGAAGAGTCACAGTCTGACGAATGTTTGGAcaatttgcttttttcttttcgtttcccaatttaattttattttatattaatagCGAAAATtgttggttaattttttataacaacaaGTATGTACTTTTATTaaggaataaattatattaaattatgtatataaaattgtttttattataattattattattattattattattattattattacactggTTACACAGCTGcgagaattttttacagtgtATTATGTGAtctgtgtaactttttttttttgtttttttttttcggttttataCAGTCAGTACAGAATCGGCGAAAAATGGCACGCGAACGATTTTCAACTGTATTACGTGCGgacaaattttcaagttttatttttatttactaccaagaaaaattttgacgtcgaaatttcaacgtttttaatattaattttctcgaCTTATTACACGTCGATGAAACTCGCTAGCTCGAATTTTCTTATCCACGTGATATTCACCACGGTGTAAAGCAAATTTTGGATTATTCATAAACTTATTCTAAAagtgtgaaatatttattaaaaatcgttACAAACGCAACGGCTCAACAatcacgatttttcaaaaaaaaaaaaaaaaaaaaaactagtcaTTCATCGACTTTTCTCGGTATCCAGATTGCGTGTCGCAATTCTGTCTCTGCTCGCTAGTACATAAATGTTGATGTACTTGATAACGCACGCTTCAGTTGGTACTTGTTTTGTACTTTTATGTCCCACGcagataattgaataattgtcaGCAGCGCGTGTGAACAACAACGTAAATAACGGCGATGCTTAATTACTgcacgaaataaattttggcttcatcacatatatatatatgttcccGGGGGGGGGGAGTGACACGacgattgcaaaattttacgattatttacattttatagaGTGATTACGAGAGATTgctagaaaaataaattttacttaattagattagtttttttttcatgatttctgaaatttcatataatttctGTGATCTTAAATCATTTCCTTATTACTATCGATCATTATACAAATgtagaattttgttttgaggggttatatacagttaaaatcttcaaaaaaaggattttttttattttttcgttatgtatgtacgtatgtatttaAATACACGTGACACGGAAAACTTTTTGGTGAACAAGATTTCTCGGCAACGAATTTTAACCGATTAGTCCCAAATTTTAACACAAGCTTTttgtaagtatattttttagtaattaatcgaagaatttttactcatcgataaatatttttcattttataaacaatttaaagcctaaatttttgtaaaaaattgacttgctttttttttttttttttttttggagaagccgctattttgtcaaaaattgttattttcctCATTACAAGATCGTACATTATactaacaaaatatttatctttttttcattttgtattacTCAGTCCGGCagctttaaaaataattatttttacaaatgaaaaatgttgaaatacaGTTAAAAGTTACCATAATATgtctacaaatttttacttcaataaattaaaatgtcTTCTTAAGaaatattcttaaaaaaatccattttcttCTGATTTCAACGTGATTTCGGAGATTAAAGTTATCGTTTTTAACGATATTGACATCATGATTACTTAAGAAAAAGATCCGTTGTGTCATCTTCGTCAGCAATCACGTGGATCTGATTTTGAGTTTCGATCACCAAGTGTATGATAGTGGAAAGGAATTTCACAGACGCACTGAGACGATCAGAGTGTCTACTGGCAGAATGTCAGGGAGTCGGTGTTTTAAATTTAGGTTAGGTAGACGGTTTGAATATTATGTACAaatatatcatacatatatctaaCCGATTTCGATATTCGAATTGTTCATTGCATTTTTGGAACTGGCGATATTTTCGTTCGAAAAACTTTGATGAATTGGATCGAATAAGAACAATATTTCTTCGATATAGAAATCGATGTTTGGACGTCGCTAATGTCGATTTATTAAAGTGCCAAAAGCGTGAGTACGAGGTtcgaattataatatatattttgcaaCTTTAGAACGAGTTCAGACGAGTTGAGTTTGCAAAATGTAAGCTTGCACGTTTTGTTTTGTCATaagtttattgaatttcagaCTATCCTCAAGTTGCGAtaagacgatttttttttcttcttataaaAACGCATCGTTGCATTAAAGTTGCGAAAGAACTTTGAGTTCGTAGAAGTGCGACATAagtcgttcaaatttcgaagatttattACGCAGTTTGTTCatattgaattatatatatatatatacattcattaCAAACCACTCGAACCGAGTTTTCGAggaaacttgaaatattttcacaaaatcatCTTCCTTTTTCAGATTCAATATTgatgattttatttacttctATCCAgagttttcattaaaaattgaataacgcATAAACAGCCTATAATGCTTAGTACATTTCGGAtataaaagtttaatttctgATATTTCAGTTTCTTCTGAAAATCGGTAAACTTGTCTTTGACTCATTAATTTAGTGTTAATCCTCGTGTTAATTAGTGAGACCacggaaatgaaatttaagcTTCACCATAGCACTCCGTAGCTAATTTCTACTTGCTGGGCGTGACGGtcaattaaaataacaatttttatccttcATTTTCTGCGCCAAATATCTCTAGACGCTGCGTAGTAAGTAATTCTATTCCACAAGGTGAACGATCGAGGGGGAAACCAGAAAATCGATCCAAAGTCTTCGTCCGGCTGCATCATCAACAGCGCAGAGAATATCACTATTCGGGTAGTGATTTCGGTCGGTAAGGAAGAACTGCGTGACGCGTCGCCTTAATAAAGATGATAACGaggaagaatgaaaagaaaaaaacgtggaCCGTTAATACCGGGAGTTGTACTGCGCcacagagaaatgaagaagaCTTTTAGTCGAATCGGGTTAGATTATAACACGTGCATTGCAGTCATGCATTCATAGGTCGGTAAATGCAGGAACGTATACGTAATATGCATATGCGAGGAGATTGATGGATGTAGAGTTATAGTCAAAACAAGTCTAGCGCGTTCGATTTCGCAATTTAACGAGTTAAGAATATAACAGCAGACGACGAATGCACGCTACAATATCTCTATTAATGGTTATTTGTCTCATCGTTGACGTCTCTACGAGTCGGTATTTATAATCAACGACTGGATATTCCTTGCACGTAAATAAACAATGGGTGATACAATAACGTAACGAggattttttcaccatcatCATTTGAATAAACCGCCCATCCCATAGTTCGGAGGAAGTTGGGAcgtgatgaatttttgaggttacctATAATATCTGCCCAAGTCGTTTTAAAACAGGTTTTCTATATTATAGCTTACGTTATGTAATACTAAGAGACGTTTATTTACATCTTTTTTGGTATAAGCGTGGGTGAGAAAAACATCTACAGTATCAGATCCGCGTTATATAAATTCGGGAGAAACTAGTAGCcctcttttgttttattatatactgCAGATTTCTCCTTGACCAACCGATGTTGTCCTGATTACATTTCTTCGAATTTGCTGTCAGTCGCGGATGTTAAGTGGAAATTGAGTTTCCTTCCCCCACATGAGCTGCTAATGATCATCATGGCTAGTCTCTGATCGTAATTATAGCTTTATCTCAAGAAGATATACAAAGTTTATAATGAATCATCGTAAAATACGAAGAAAGCAAGTCGAGAAGAAAGTCAATTTAGTATTGTCGTGTTACatcgaaacgaaaaatgaaaaagaatcaaatatttcaaaactctAAACTAAAGTGAAATAagttaaatttcattgaaacaaGGCCGGAAAGACAAACTTTATTGCACatcattgaatgaaaaaaacgttcgATTAAcccaatttttaaatattcgttACAGATCATTTTGTCCAGTAACAATTTATCCAGAAACTGTCTGCTAAGAATGAATTTCTTGATCGATTTAGtatgcaaaataattattgtaggTTGGCTGTTGATAAACTTGTGTGTGTATTTGATTAGAAAAGGTTATCAATATAATTGAAGATACATTTCAAGCAATTTGCAGAGAATCCACTCGCAGATCatgaacatatatatgtacagtttGTACACCTACGATTTTTGCATCCAAACAATGAAATTCCAGCTAAGCAAAATTTCTAAAGtgataaacaaatgaaattatcTCGATTGAATTCatctgaataaaattctgtCCAACGTTCTAAACCTCGATATTGTCACGTTTTGCGATGTATTCTTGAACGTAATTCATGGCGGTTCGATTCCGAACCGAACAAACAATCGACGATCGCAGAAAAAACCGACTCACGTCGTCGGTTTAAAACTGTTTCAAAACTGCCAACGTAACAGTTTAATTACAGCCGCGCACTCGCAGCGGCACAAACTACTGATAAGTGTCTATAATCGCTCGTTGGATGAATATTCGTCAGAAATAGAGCGGTTGCAGCTGACCAGAGATATGAAACAAATGAGAGCGTATAACGTGACATTAACGAACCAAACGTCCAGCTACGCAGCGGCggcggtttcttttttttttttttttcgagaaaaatacgAAGACGAgataaaacaaagaagaaaagaaggagTGGAAATGCCAGATTGGCATTCGCCGATTgatgatgaataataattaaagcgTGTGTTTACTTACGATTGGTCGTATAATCTGACGGCATAATCTGCGCCCAGGTTAACCCAAACATGTTGAAGGCGTGATTTCCGTTGTAGGCAAAAATAGGCGATCGTAACCTTAAATTGTTCGGGTTGTTGATAGTCGATCTCGTAAATAGCGTGGCTTCCATCCCGGTCGATTGACACTTGACGCAGCGGGTTATTCCCATTTTGATTAACCTCACAGTAACTTTCCTTGAGTGACAACACCAGGGGCAAATCCTTGGTGATACCGGCGCCAGTAACCTCAATATAGAACTTCGGATTTGGGGCCGAAAACTCCGACGGCAACGACGATTCGTCGACTAATTTCACCGAGGTGATGCTCACCGGCTTGCCGGACACTCCGAGCGCGTTGCCACTCGCTAAGTGAAATACTCCGATAGtaataaatagaataaaagttgtcCGAGCTCCCGAGTTGATAACATTTTGCGCCATCGTGCGAACACGGGTAACAAGCAGCAACTTCACCTCGGTAAGGATTAACGCATATACTTATAACCTTCGCTACGGATGGTGCGCCTGCGTAGCTGGCTCTTACGCATCGTCTAGAAAACATCGACCTCatcattctctctttctctctttctctttccgcCCCTTGACGCCTGGCTACCGTCACCGCCATTGACTGGGATGCTGGGTGGTCATGAACGATCGCTGTGAGCAAATCAACGCGACGTTTAAAACTCGATGACTGAATTGAAGCGATTGATTGGTGGAATTACTAGACGCCGCTGCTTGAATGGCTGTGTTTAATTCCAGCGTCGCAGTGATTTTAAAATCTTATTCTTATCCGCCGGTATTACCTTATCGATAAGATATCTTACCGGCGGAGCTGCTTTGCTGGTAATGCTGCTCGCTCGGTGAGGTGCGAATTCATCTTGCCGATTTGTGATCATGAATTTATGCAGGTGTCAGGtgaactttgatgtttcgGATAACGCTTTTTGtgaccaattttttatttttctaagaCATCACAGCAATAATTTCATGCGGTAAATATGTTCTACATTATTTGCTGTGATGGTAAGTACCGGTCGGTggacgaaatttatttatcattggAATTGTTACCAAGGATGCAGTTTTTGCCAGAGATCGAAGTACAATTCCCCACAATTCCCCGTAAGACCGTAATGTTAAGGGATTTGTATTCCAAATTCAATCTTTATCTTTTTGTCATTAAGGTATaagaatatatgtatgcatcaCAAATTTAAATCAACTAACCGTCCGTATTAAACATCCAAATAGATATTGAACCTCTTTTAAACAcaaaacgattattttattcctttcGATTCATACAGTCGTCTTTTGTCAATTGACAAACGGCTTCTTCGCATTTTTAGCGAGCAACAATGTAGATATGTTTCGTACCAAAAATGTATTTCTGAAATCCTGATAATCTGAGCATTCGGATAATCGAGGTTTTACTGTAGAATTATTTAATTTGCTATTTGGTTTCTATAAACTGTAGAGAAATGAACTTATTTGAAGCATCggataattttattgattaaCGGTGTGTaaagctgaaatttttattgcagcCAATCACACAATATTCCACTTCCTCACTTATTGTCGTGACTCTCAAGGATGGCGTAGAAAATGGACGAATCCAAAACATCTGATATCATAGTATTCCGGTGTAAAGTTAATATTGTCAGTAAGAAACGAACTTACCGATTTATTTACTCCAAGCACAGGGTGACCGATTCACCAAAGATCCAAGCCTCAAGCAATCATCTGATAAACAGACACTTTCAGTTAGAAAAATATGTTCTTTCTCAGTGTAatgtgaaaattcattctGTTCTATGTGACagtgaattgaattatttcatcacctttacaaatattcattttgatgaaaaaaaatttcataaacctAAGCAATCACACaagaagtgataaaaatttgagggAAATAAATAGTCACGACGGCTAAGAATTTTCGTGAAGAAAGATCAGCTACATTTGGATCAATTGTTACTTATCAATGATCGTAATACAGAATTTTCCAATGTTTCCGCACAGTTGATATTTACTGTTAATCAACCGAACGAAACTCAACTGAAATGGGTGAGAAATGgtttattgtataaaaaaaggtaATAGATTGCCTTGAGGAAAATAGatgagagaaaatagaaagaatagatgaatgaaaatagatTCGTTAATTACTCTAGGTTATCGACAAACTCAGCGATATGCACGTGAATGTAACGATCGACCATATCGCCAACCAACCCTGGCTTTTCCAGGTGGAAACCATCGGTACATCGAAATGGCCGGCCTCGAAGACCCCTCGGTAACGCGATAACCAACagccatctttttttttctttgacaaCTAGGTATAAGCCTGataaccgattttttttttttgatccaaCAGTTATGGGATATCAGCCCATGTACCAACCTTATAACCATGTCCTATGCAGCCCTCATCAATGCTTACGTTCCGAACCGAATCTGGCGACGCTCCGAAAACAAGTGAAGCTCTCTTGGACTCGCGCGATTGGCAATAATTCGGGAAGCCCCGCCCTCTGGTGGTCGATCGGTACAACCGAGGTGCGACAACATCTCAACCGTTACAACCGCGGTATTGCTGAAGTCTAATTTTTGGCAATGATttgattaatttaaaattttaacactataatcttgaaattttttacattctaacaaattttgaaaaaattgagtaaagaaaaaaaaaaaccccaccCTTCCTTGAGGGGTAGTGGGACGTATACGTTTCACCTATTTGGTCTcagtttttttcgtatttctaatatatttttgcaattattatatacacataaacaCTTTTCAGACTCTCGGGTGCCTGAgtcattaaaatttcatgcataattgaaataatttttctatttatataatatgtttgttataaacaattaacgtaaaaaaacttgtttttatcaaaaaaaaaaatgtatatgcttatgtcgttttttttataatgtaGGCAGCTGAGACTCTGGAATatagttttataatatttatctatttaaGAATTATCGGtaggataatttaaaaaaaaaaaaaaaaaaatggaaatttcgGATAAGtctgccattttgaatttcttaattttgacttcagaatcgtaatcagcgatTCCAAAAACCTATAATTCACCtacgattttttgatttttttaagtaGAAAAATGCGCCTCTCAAAAGGTTAAAAGTTATTAGTTATTACTTGTAGCTTGTGTTAAAttcgattaaaattcatttttcaacacgaATGTTACATACACGGTGaaggaaatttgaaagtgtttgaaaatctgaaagtGTATGTAGTTTTGTgaagaaattttgcaaaattttcctgATAAATATTCGTGTCACATTTCCATTTGGGTCATGttgcaaatttattgaaaatacattACCTTGAATTATTGAGAGTACATGTGTATAGTTTGAGCATATGTTTGGAATACATTTGGTATGCCTGTCCTCAATAATTTCAGTTGGTTATTTATTCAACTTGTTAAAGTTCTCGATGCGTCTCAAAAGTGTTGAATCAGTACCAACTTCAGAATCGAGTTACAGAAACGATCGTGTAAATTGAACCACTCTCATTTCTTGATATTGAATTTGCGAATAATTAACCGTAAAACAGGTTACGAACGCAGCTTTTATAATTGATATATGACCCAGTTAGTCTAATATATTTACCAACACCAGATGGCGTCTCCAAATTTTAGGAATTTTATATTCGCcaatttatgaataattcgagcaatattatgAAGACTTCAATAGATGCTTTGCTGTGAATGAAGAACCACTACGTGCTCTTCAAAGATCCCTACAGGCATCAGGTTTCAGTGAAAACTTATTGGtatgtaaatttataatatttttaaaaccatATAATCCAAATTGGAATGATGCACATGTAAAAAGGTAATATCTGATATTATTTAGGAACTTTGATTGTACCatcagaagaataaaaaacaatatttcaattatttacctgttgtttaaaaaaatttttagttttccaAGACGAGATCATGCAAAGGTACATCCTCGTATTGATGTGGTGGATACAAGCaggtaaataaaattctaagACTGAATCCTAAATgtcattaattgaaaaatcaagtttctCATGACGCATGAATGGGTAGTTTATTTAAAATgcatcatcaaaattttctgtattagaaataatttattcataacGATGAATAAAAGTATCTTCAACCATTCGTCTTTCATTGTTTAagacaaaattataaaacactATAGAAGAATCTCAGTATTTACCCAATGGTCTTGATCACTGTTACAAATTAATCACAATCAAGTGATTATCCCAATAATCTGTCAAGAAAGTGTTCACTCAAAATACGTGTATTAATAGTTCCAGCGCAGGCCTTTCCATGTGCACATCGATACTATGGAAGTAATCATACAGTGTGCGTGTGCAATTCTACTTATTGCGACAGTACGCCACCCTTCAACGTTTCGGATGATGGTTCTTACGTGCAATTCACGTCTAGTAAAGCCGGTCTAAGGTTCAGGAAGACGCGGGGTATTTTCGGTTGTGAAACTACATTAGGAAATAGTACCCGTTTATTTGTAGATACTAAAGATGTCTATCAAAGTATTCAGGGGTTCGGAGGTGCTTTCACGGACTCAACAGTACTGAACATAAAATTACTCAGCAAAGATGCACAGAAGAATTTACTcaggtagaaatttttttgcgtcaAATAGTTtttgtgagaagaaaaatagataaaaaaaaaaaaaaaaaactgtgtacTTTCAGATCGTATTTCGGCCCAAACGGTAACAGGTACAACCTGGTGCGTGTTCCCATTGGTGGCACTGATTTCTCCCCCAGGAAATACAGCTACTGCGATAAGTGCGATGAACACACGTCAGAACCGAACTTTAGCCTGACAAAGGAAGACTACGAGGACAGAATTCCGTTGTTGCACAATGTTCTTGAATTGAATCCGATAGTCAGATTGTTTGCAGCAGCATGGACAGCACCACCATGGATGAAAACGAATAATGATTACGTAAATGGTATGtgtctttcgatttttgaatcgCATATCATAGTGGGCCTGTAATGTAGAATCGAGCCACTGGCAATATATTGGTGAGACTAACGTAGCACGAGAATGTTTGATTGAATCTCATAGAATTTGGATTTATAGGATCGTTAAAGGAAGAGTACTACCAGCTGTACACTGAATGCCTCTTAACGTTCCTGGAAAAGTACCGAGACCAAGGATTGGGAATTTGGGCAATCTCGACAGGAAATGAGCCGAATACCCAATTCGTAAACGTAAATCCTATCAACTCTATGTCGTGGACGCCACTCGCCATGGCCAAGTGGGTTTCCCAAAACCTTGGACCAACGTTACGCACCTCAAAGGACAATCAGACTCTGATACTCGGTCTGGACGACAATAGAAACCAATTGACCTCTTTCTATGAGGAATTCATGAGTAACGAAATGGTCGCGA
Above is a genomic segment from Diprion similis isolate iyDipSimi1 chromosome 5, iyDipSimi1.1, whole genome shotgun sequence containing:
- the LOC124406328 gene encoding LOW QUALITY PROTEIN: lysosomal acid glucosylceramidase-like (The sequence of the model RefSeq protein was modified relative to this genomic sequence to represent the inferred CDS: substituted 1 base at 1 genomic stop codon), translating into MQRYILVLMWWIQAAQAFPCAHRYYGSNHTVCVCNSTYCDSTPPFNVSDDGSYVQFTSSKAGLRFRKTRGIFGCETTLGNSTRLFVDTKDVYQSIQGFGGAFTDSTVLNIKLLSKDAQKNLLRSYFGPNGNRYNLVRVPIGGTDFSPRKYSYCDKCDEHTSEPNFSLTKEDYEDRIPLLHNVLELNPIVRLFAAAWTAPPWMKTNNDYVNGSLKEEYYQLYTECLLTFLEKYRDQGLGIWAISTGNEPNTQFVNVNPINSMSWTPLAMAKWVSQNLGPTLRTSKDNQTLILGLDDNRNQLTSFYEEFMSNEMVANYIDGTAVHGYLDGVTSTSLLDQIHSKFPEKFLIMTETSILTVSTKSKKPVSLGSWKRGERYMLDIIENLEHWVTGWVDWNLVLNQDGGPTWIENYLDASIIVNPSADEFYKQPMFYAIGHFSKFVPRDSVRIGVLQCNRSNDIKSVGFRTPNNKIVIVISNKSTKEHQVNIHDSNKGCISVRLEPKSFHTLLYKXLLFN